In Gouania willdenowi chromosome 24, fGouWil2.1, whole genome shotgun sequence, a single window of DNA contains:
- the fam110c gene encoding protein FAM110C has product MDSPSDTTKILEKGPEYLRKQMELESETRGHMSAVERLAASKLKYVKSQQVANSTQEPVITIGSGSVSSTGSSRRKSNRGIKLITRTSPEKIQPDAAQTCSPGQVRRSSSKKRPDSLLLYRQKCDLLKGSQKSHKMRLRSTRPNTSLPEAGDLEHESEGIKEKISTPEGTAKECSSHATTSQSERTSDEVTEQPSTKMCQTKTSNHLTVPGIVRRPGKGVNRSHSDISSRYSKNFADFDAFFKYCGLDSEVIQSLGKENFSASSDEITSKIRSISVSSFDDGFSRNSDSDSDEGRLEHELHKKKHQGTSVIERNARIIKWLYSCKNAKETGKKLRDLD; this is encoded by the coding sequence ATGGATTCACCGAGTGATACCACAAAGATTTTGGAGAAGGGTCCGGAATACCTTCGAAAGCAAATGGAACTAGAGAGTGAAACAAGAGGACACATGAGTGCTGTGGAGAGGCTCGCGGCAAGCAAACTGAAATACGTCAAAAGCCAACAGGTCGCCAACTCTACTCAGGAGCCAGTAATTACTATTGGATCTGGTTCTGTTAGCAGCACTGGATCCTCAAGAAGAAAGTCCAATCGGGGCATCAAACTCATTACGAGGACGAGTCCTGAAAAAATCCAACCAGATGCCGCGCAAACATGCTCACCTGGGCAGGTACGACGTTCAAGCTCTAAAAAACGACCAGACTCTCTTTTACTCTACAGACAGAAATGTGATTTACTCAAAGGGTCGCAGAAATCACATAAAATGAGGCTCCGCTCTACAAGGCCAAACACCTCTTTGCCTGAAGCTGGAGATTTGGAACATGAGTCTGAGGGCATCAAGGAAAAAATCTCCACCCCTGAGGGAACGGCAAAGGAATGCAGCTCACATGCAACAACCTCCCAATCTGAGAGGACATCAGATGAAGTTACAGAGCAACCCAGCACCAAAATGTGTCAAACCAAGACCAGTAATCATCTCACGGTCCCTGGTATTGTCCGACGGCCTGGTAAAGGAGTCAATCGCTCTCACTCGGACATCAGTTCCAGGTATTCCAAAAACTTTGCCGactttgatgcattttttaaGTACTGTGGGCTAGACAGCGAGGTAATCCAGTCTTTGGGCAAGGAGAACTTCTCTGCAAGCTCTGAtgaaattacatcaaaaatcCGGAGTATCAGCGTCTCGTCGTTCGATGATGGCTTCTCGAGGAACAGTGACAGTGACAGCGATGAAGGGCGGCTGGAGCATGAGCTGCATAAAAAGAAACATCAAGGCACATCTGTAATTGAACGCAACGCAAGGATTATCAAATGGCTCTACAGCTGCAAAAACGCTAAAGAGACTGGGAAGAAGTTACGAGACCTGgactaa